In Arcobacter sp. F2176, the following are encoded in one genomic region:
- a CDS encoding bifunctional 2-polyprenyl-6-hydroxyphenol methylase/3-demethylubiquinol 3-O-methyltransferase UbiG, whose translation MINPSKNHTNRKAYNWLLYDQADKYLIEYIPFYKGVMLDLGCADKPFEEFFRQYVDEYIGVDWSNTIHNNKADIVSDLNKRIDLEDAYADTIVSLNVLEHLCEPQVFLNECHRLLKNDGTLILHIPFQWWIHEHPYDYFRYTPYGLRYLLNNAGFLDIHIQPSSGFFTTILLKINYFTQRAIKGSKLRKKVIKGILMPIWWLNQKLAPKLDNMHRGWSLEAQSFFVIAKKKEK comes from the coding sequence ATGATAAATCCATCTAAAAATCATACAAATAGAAAAGCATATAATTGGCTACTATATGACCAAGCAGATAAGTATTTGATTGAATATATACCTTTTTATAAAGGTGTAATGCTAGATTTAGGATGTGCAGACAAACCTTTTGAAGAATTTTTTAGACAATATGTTGATGAATATATAGGCGTAGATTGGTCAAACACTATTCATAATAACAAAGCTGATATTGTTTCAGACCTAAATAAAAGGATTGATTTAGAAGATGCTTATGCAGATACAATTGTTTCTCTAAATGTATTAGAACATCTTTGTGAACCACAAGTTTTTCTCAATGAATGTCATAGACTTTTAAAAAATGATGGAACTTTAATTTTACATATACCATTTCAATGGTGGATACATGAACACCCATATGATTACTTTAGATATACGCCTTATGGGCTAAGGTATCTTTTGAATAATGCGGGATTTTTAGATATTCATATTCAACCAAGCTCAGGTTTTTTTACAACTATACTATTAAAAATAAATTATTTTACTCAAAGAGCAATAAAAGGTTCAAAACTAAGAAAAAAAGTTATTAAAGGTATATTAATGCCAATTTGGTGGCTAAATCAAAAACTTGCCCCTAAACTTGATAATATGCATAGAGGTTGGTCTTTAGAGGCACAAAGTTTTTTTGTAATTGCAAAGAAAAAAGAAAAATGA
- a CDS encoding DegT/DnrJ/EryC1/StrS aminotransferase family protein, producing the protein MMIPVNTPIFNGNEKKYLNECIDTGWISSEGPFIQRFEKEMAFYVGRKYATACANGSAALDIAVKVLELKKDDEVIIPSFTIISCAQSLVTQGIKPVLIDSHFDTFNMIVEDIESKITNKTKAIMIVHIFGLAVDIDPILELAKKYDLKIIEDAAEVHGQEYKGKKCGSFGDISIFSFYPNKHITTGEGGMVLTNNENLNKRAKSLRNLCFSTNRFIHEELGWNYRMTNMQAALGVAQLEQIDTIIEKKRWIGNTYNDLLKDIESINLPIPNTNYCENIYWVYAITLKDTCTKNAKDIISELGEYKIGSRPFFYPMHKQPVFNKMGLFLNDNLPYSEKLYEKGFYIPSGLALTKEQIEEVSEVLHKVLK; encoded by the coding sequence ATGATGATACCTGTAAATACTCCAATCTTTAATGGTAATGAAAAAAAATATCTAAATGAATGTATAGATACAGGATGGATAAGTAGTGAAGGTCCATTTATCCAAAGATTTGAAAAAGAAATGGCATTTTATGTAGGACGAAAATATGCTACAGCTTGTGCAAATGGAAGTGCAGCATTAGATATCGCAGTCAAAGTATTAGAACTGAAAAAAGATGATGAAGTAATAATACCCTCATTTACTATTATTTCATGTGCACAGTCACTTGTAACCCAAGGAATCAAGCCAGTACTTATAGATAGCCATTTTGATACATTTAATATGATAGTTGAAGATATTGAATCAAAAATAACAAATAAAACAAAAGCTATTATGATTGTACATATATTTGGACTTGCAGTTGATATTGATCCTATTTTAGAACTTGCAAAAAAATATGACCTTAAAATTATAGAAGATGCAGCAGAAGTACATGGACAAGAGTATAAAGGCAAAAAATGTGGTAGTTTTGGAGACATAAGTATATTTAGTTTTTATCCTAATAAGCATATAACTACAGGTGAAGGTGGGATGGTTCTTACAAATAATGAAAACCTTAATAAAAGAGCCAAGAGCTTAAGAAATCTTTGTTTTTCTACAAATAGATTTATTCATGAAGAACTTGGATGGAATTATCGAATGACAAATATGCAAGCAGCACTTGGTGTTGCACAACTTGAACAAATTGACACAATAATTGAGAAAAAAAGATGGATAGGAAATACATATAATGATTTATTAAAAGATATTGAATCAATTAATTTACCTATACCAAATACAAATTATTGTGAAAATATTTATTGGGTATATGCGATTACACTAAAAGATACATGTACAAAAAATGCAAAAGATATTATCTCAGAACTTGGAGAATATAAAATAGGTAGCAGACCATTTTTTTATCCAATGCACAAGCAACCAGTGTTTAATAAAATGGGATTGTTTTTAAACGATAACTTGCCATATAGTGAAAAACTTTATGAAAAAGGTTTTTACATACCAAGTGGGTTAGCTTTAACTAAAGAGCAAATAGAAGAAGTATCAGAAGTATTACATAAGGTTTTAAAATGA
- a CDS encoding class I SAM-dependent methyltransferase, producing the protein MNQFGDLYSQYYDLLYSDKDYEKEVDYVERLIKSNLPQAKTILDMGCGTGKHAELFCNKGYKVHGIDLSEDMLKIAHERARNKEDRLSFSQSKIQDLNLRKKFDVVISLFHVMSYQNSNEELIKAFEVAKTHLNTNGVFIFDFWYGPAVLTDLPTTRIKRLKNEHINVTRIAEPTLECQKNLVNVSYNIFIENKLSKNIIQKNELHQMRYFFDTELELICEKEGFNIEEKREWLDSKNPNFNSWNVVWILK; encoded by the coding sequence ATGAATCAGTTTGGAGATTTATATTCACAATATTACGATTTACTTTATAGTGATAAAGATTATGAAAAAGAAGTTGATTATGTAGAAAGATTAATTAAATCAAACCTTCCACAAGCAAAAACTATTCTTGATATGGGCTGCGGAACAGGAAAGCATGCTGAACTTTTTTGCAATAAGGGATACAAAGTTCATGGAATTGATTTAAGTGAAGATATGCTTAAAATTGCACATGAAAGAGCAAGGAACAAAGAAGATAGATTATCTTTTAGCCAGTCAAAAATTCAAGATTTGAATTTACGTAAAAAATTTGATGTTGTAATTTCATTATTTCATGTAATGAGTTATCAAAACTCTAATGAAGAACTTATAAAAGCTTTTGAGGTTGCTAAAACTCACTTAAATACAAATGGGGTTTTTATATTTGATTTTTGGTATGGACCAGCTGTATTAACTGATTTACCAACGACTAGAATAAAAAGATTAAAAAATGAACATATTAATGTTACGAGAATTGCAGAACCAACATTAGAATGTCAAAAGAACTTAGTTAATGTTAGCTACAATATATTTATTGAAAATAAATTATCTAAAAATATTATACAAAAAAATGAATTACATCAAATGAGATATTTTTTTGACACAGAACTTGAACTTATTTGTGAAAAAGAAGGATTCAATATTGAAGAAAAAAGAGAATGGTTGGATTCTAAAAATCCAAATTTTAATAGTTGGAATGTTGTATGGATTCTAAAATGA
- a CDS encoding bifunctional 2-polyprenyl-6-hydroxyphenol methylase/3-demethylubiquinol 3-O-methyltransferase UbiG — MNNLYKTHNFRNDIFQYADKNSKHISNFKRKLKNKDYSISEYSCTICNTSDFTTVAEADEGFKWGICKSCGLLQIFHRLGKNNINEFYTSGEYQAICMGNLDDKTHFALEYEIMSLYFIDILNNLDLEANETNILEIGCGSGGILKAFKEWGANSVKGYDIDSQKINYGKSFVEEIEFADALELDNKIFSQYNIILLSNILEHLNDPTIFLNNLSKRLEINNNYIIIDIPNLEYMYSYSDISLQKFFHIGHLWYFNPITIEKLINKVGFRIKQIIIKGAAFSIVCKKDSNSEIINTNNSYWNTISSIQYTNFLNDKNNILNIAQEKYAKVSQKYL, encoded by the coding sequence ATGAATAACTTATATAAAACTCATAATTTTAGAAATGATATTTTTCAATATGCAGATAAGAATAGTAAACATATATCTAATTTCAAAAGAAAATTGAAAAATAAAGATTATTCCATAAGTGAATACTCTTGTACTATTTGTAACACATCTGATTTTACAACCGTTGCAGAAGCAGATGAAGGTTTTAAATGGGGTATATGTAAATCTTGCGGACTGTTACAAATATTTCATAGATTAGGTAAAAATAATATAAATGAGTTTTATACATCTGGTGAATATCAAGCAATATGTATGGGAAATTTAGATGATAAAACCCACTTTGCATTAGAATATGAAATAATGAGTTTATATTTTATAGATATTTTAAATAACTTAGACCTTGAAGCAAATGAAACAAATATTTTAGAAATAGGTTGTGGTTCAGGAGGGATATTAAAAGCTTTTAAAGAATGGGGAGCAAACTCAGTAAAAGGATATGACATTGATTCTCAAAAAATTAATTATGGAAAATCTTTTGTAGAAGAAATTGAGTTTGCAGATGCTTTAGAATTAGATAATAAGATATTTTCTCAATACAATATTATTTTATTAAGTAATATATTGGAACATTTAAATGATCCCACGATTTTCTTAAATAACTTATCCAAAAGACTTGAAATAAATAATAATTATATAATTATTGATATACCAAATTTAGAATACATGTACAGCTATTCAGATATTTCACTCCAAAAATTCTTTCATATTGGACATTTATGGTATTTTAATCCAATTACAATCGAAAAATTAATAAATAAAGTAGGATTTAGAATTAAACAAATAATAATTAAGGGAGCTGCATTTAGTATAGTATGTAAAAAAGATTCAAATAGTGAGATAATAAATACCAATAATAGCTATTGGAATACAATTTCTTCTATTCAATATACCAATTTTTTAAATGATAAAAATAATATTTTAAATATAGCACAAGAAAAATATGCTAAAGTTAGCCAAAAGTACTTATGA